A region of the Anguilla anguilla isolate fAngAng1 chromosome 16, fAngAng1.pri, whole genome shotgun sequence genome:
gtgtatatacgtgtgtgtctgcgcgcgtgtCTCACATCAAGATAGTTCTTCAGGGTCTCTGGAGTGGGCCCGTTGCTGGAGGGGAAGCCCAGGTTGTACTTGAGCTCATCCTGGCCGGCCAGCAGCTCCTCCGTCCACTTCCCGGAGTCTGACAGGGTCCGCCTGACGGTGCGGAACTTCTTCAGAGGTATCCTGCGGGGACACGGGCACGCAGGTAAACAGCTAGCCGTTAGCCCTCACAGGTTCCAGCCCCCAGGTGGAGACCTGCATCACAACCTGCCTGGTGTGGTTGGCTAACCGTGTTATGCTGGCAGCTAAATGGCCTACGCGTTAATGATCTGGCTAGCCTAAAAATTACACCCTTTTTAGTATGCAATAATGTAGCTAATGAGGATTACTGGGTGTCTAGTACAGTAGTGTGCCCATGCAGTCCATAAACCTGTTAACGGAGTGCCAAAACAAGGCCGTGCCTTCTTTGCAATAAGATCACCACAAATTAATTCAAGATAACACAATGTGAACGGTCTGTCAGCCAAATTCGGGGCGAGGCGCCGCCGACTGATTGCATCAAACTTGTTTGTCACTGGAACGATAAGGAGAAACCTGTATCTACAGGTTTTTTTACGCAATTTCTCATATACCCCACTGGCCCAATTTACGAATTACTCCTCAGTAGCTGAGCTTCACACCTCTGGACAAGGGACCAGTCCAGTGGATCTCAAAAGTCGGTCTTgggcacaacacacacaccttttcccATATCATGCAAACGGTTTATCTGTGGTTAAAACTGCAGTCTAAAAGTGCGTCCACTCCTTATTCCCCATTCTTTCCATTCCATAAGCAAAGGAGACGACCAACTGCGGTCACTTTATCCGACTACACAGTCCCAGGCGTTTTTTCTTCTACGATGATAAACCCTCTTGTAATATCCATGTGGTTATGCTGAGCCGGAACTACTTTCACAATGTTAAAGCAATTTTAATGCATCGGCTAAGTTGTGCTTGAATTTTACGGACAGATTCTCGGAAAGCAATGGCGACCCATTCACGCGTTTCATGCGGTCCAGTCCATTTATTCCACTAGCCGgtttactcgctcaaccaattaGAAAGGCTGAAAATAATCAGGTTAATTGGTTTGCTGAGGCGGGAAACCCGAGTGCGGCAAAATGAAAGAGTGGCATGTTCAGAAGCGGCAGGGAATTTCAAGGATTGTTTCAGAAGCCAATTTGTAGCGGTAGAGATTTCTTGATCTAAGGTTTCACAAAGAGGCGTAAACAGCGTGCGGATCCCGCCGATTGGTGAGAAAACTAATAACGTTGTAATGTCTTGCTACCCacagttttcttaaatacaAGTGCAAGCCCTATGCATTATGCATTTCGACGGATGGTTtgtaacattattattgttactattgtTGCGCAATTGTTGTGATCTTATTGCAGAGAAGGCACGGCCTTGTTTTGGCACTCCGTTAACAAGTTTATGGACTGCATGGGCACACTACTATACTAGATACCCAGTAATCCTCATTAGCTACATTATTGCATACTAAAAAGGGTGGATTTTTTTAGGCTAGCCAGATAATTAACGCGTAGGTCATTTAGCTGCCAGCATAACACGGTTAGTCAACCACACCAGGCTGCTGACTAGCAAGCCTTGTTGTATGGCTGCTAAAGGTTACCATTAATAGGCTAGAAAGTTATTGTAGGTTTTATAGCTAGCCTACTACAATTAGTTGTCTAAATACTAGCCAGTTTATGTAGATCGCAGCAATACGACTTTTCCCGTCTTTATCGTTTAAGATTGACGTTACACTGCAAACTGCAATGTACCAGCCTACTTTTAActtcaccacctttagcagccgTAAGGTAATAACGCTAACTAACGTTTTTCCAGGCTGTGGAAAAACCTGCGTagcaagccaaaaaaaaaaaaaatcagaataaataaacaaatcagtCGACATGTCAACACTAGCTTGCTGGATCGCAATTGCAAAACCGTCTTTTCTGCTGTAACTTACACTGTATTCAACATGAATGTTAACTAGATATCACGTGAGAACGTATCGTAGTCGTGCAATGACTGTTAGCAGATATTAGTCTAACTAGCTCGTTATTAGCTAGATATTATTCTCTAACTAGCAATTACTCATCTAGCTTAGTATGTAGTGAATGTGGCTGTATATATCGCTATCAAACGCAGAATTATTATGGGTAACTGAATAAACGTTTGACAAACATATGGTCATGCAGAAACACTAGTATAGCCAGTCTAATCATGTAATTCTGCCAGTTGACTTACCGGACGAGAGCGTCGGAGGTCCAAGTTAAGGCGGCAAacaagaataaatacaaaaacttcATTTTACTGTGGTGGTAAGTGATAACTACCAGTACAAAAAGCTTTTGTGAATTTCACCTAACGTTAATGATCACTAAACAATGACCCAGCAACTCCACAGCTGATAAATAGCAGACAGTTTGGTCAGGTGATAAGTTGGTGTGCAAACAAGTCATGTGATGATGACAATGCAGTAGCGGATGTATACGTTTTTTCCTGGATCTGAATGAGTTCCGGTTGGCATGGGAGGAAACTTATAAGAGAGAGTTCTGGTACGTGGATATACATTCAATGCGGCGGTTTCGATGTATGTTTAGGTGAATCTAACTCCTAAATGTCATATGTTTCCAGTGGTGAGCTCAAATGAGACGAAGTGGGAGGTGGCGGTTTTTTAGGATGAATTGCTTCATTGCGGTACCGATTCGTTAAAGTGGATGCGGCAGCAGTCACAAATATACCGTTGGATGTGAAccacatatatttttaacccACGACTTGCATTATTACTAATTACTGACTCTCGAAAGTCACTAACCTATTCTGTCcccatgttttttatttcataatatgaACATGCATCTTCCTAAGATTTTCCTTCTCTGTTCTTgtcgtttttaaaaatattactcaGTGTTATACGCTATATTTGAGTACATACTATCGAACATAATTGTATCATATCCTTCATATTACTTCATGGATATTACCAGTGAGGTAATATCAAAGTTCAAGCAAGAATATAGTGTTAAACATTGAAACCATGCAGTGACATACCATCCTGTTCAAGAATGACTGAAATATAAGTGTGTGGTAAAAGATCAAGTCTAAACAGTAATGTAGGCACATTTATGTAGTCATACAGTAAATGAGGCACAaagtggcagtgtagcataatggttagagaGCTGGACTTGTAGTGCAGTTTGTATGAATGGGTTGTATGTACAGAATGTAAGCTGGGCAATtagctctggatgagagcatcttcTAAATTAGTTGATTGTAAATCGCATAATTCAGAACATTTCTTTAACAACACTTAACTGATTTTACTTATCGGAAACAGGCCGGTTTGAAAATAtctttgtgtattttaaaaataaaaaaaataaaaaaattgaactaGTCATTCAAACTAAGGCGGAACAAACTTGCTTCTCCAGCGTGTGCTTCGATCACAAGAGCAGAACATTTCTCAATGTTTCTTCCTGTTCGCACGAGTGTGTGGGGGAAATGGCAAAGCCACATCAAAGATTGTGAAACGTCAATTGCAAGAATAATGCTTCCGTCACTTCAGCATTTGTGTCTTTGGTGCAGagtcagaatgaaaaaaaaaaaaaaaaccctccaaaCCTGCTGTTGTTGCGTTCATTCTGTTGATGTGTATTTGTAGACTAAAATGTTAAGAAATGTGTGAGATCTAAATCAATGCGACTGCACGGTTATTGTGGTTTATAACAGGGTGTGGGTTAATTTAAAAACtggtttcctcttttttttaactttttacttGCTATTTGAATCTTCACTTCACAGAACCTACTCCTCTGCATTCAGCGAGCGAATAAATAAGGCATTACTCCCTGAAACAGACAGtgagtgcattacattacaggcatttagcagacactcttatccagagcaacttacacaattttttttttcattgcatccatttatacagctggatagatactgaagcaatgcaggttaaataccttgctcaagggtacaatgccagccaggaatcgaacctgtgatgACCAACTCCGTACCCagtatactacactgccgcccatggCACTGCCCCTTCCATCAAAGCCTTTGTAGTTTGTGTTTGACCTGCTGAACCTCTTAAAGGACACCAGCGGAGTTAAATCTCTGAAcaatcagtggcattaatcaatcaatcaattatgAAGTATAAAAGTAAATCAGCAGCACTGTAGGCCTCAATTAACTATGAGGTATAAAAGTAAACCAGCAGTACCGTAGGCCTTGAGGCACAGAGTTGAGTATCCCCACTTTAGTATGtcaaactgttgtttttttttttttgttttgtttttttgatggtGATTCAGGTCAGTTTCTCAGAATAATTAAGCCGGTTACACTGCTCTGTGAAAGGCAGCACGGGGATCTTGTGACTCAGTAGAAAAGGTGCATTGTAATGACAACACATCCATCCGTGACTCAGGCATCATGAGTTGCTGAATTGGCACATTTTTTCCAAGCATTGGATTTGGCAACAGTTGCTGAAGATACAGATGATTCTGAACAAATATACAAACCACCAAAAATTAAGTGTCAGtcaaatcaaacaattaaaaaaaaaaaaaaagaaatgcatgcaaAAGTAACAAAATGCATGTGACACTATACCAACAGTTCTGGTCACACGGCAAGCAACCTTTTTTAAGCAGCTTGATCTGCTGACAGGTTTACTCTGTCTGCTGAACGAAGCCAGGACAACCTTATCAAACCTTTACAAAGTGGCCGTGAAACATCTGGCTTCCCAGCATTCAACACCCTCTTTCTGCAACAAGCTTTGATCTCCGCACAGGTATTGGCCAACACGCATTCCCTTACATCCCCCCAGTTCCTTACTAGCCACGGAGTCAAAGTCCACGTGGAGAAATGCATGAAGGCGATTCGGATGCTGGTTTTGCGTTAAGCGAGGAGGGGTACCCTCGTTCACCTGTAATGCTGGCTGTCCGATCTGGTAAAGAATATATTTATCTGGCAATCGAAGCACCCTGCAGGACAGTTACAAGCAAGCAACTGGTTTACAGACTGACATACTGCGTACGCGTAGCGGCACTGATATAATTAGTATGAATTTTTTTGAACTCGGCACATTAAAAGAAAAGCGGTTTAGAAGAAGCGATGACCTCGGAATCCCGTCAGTGGAACCTTCCGGAATAAAGAGAGAGACCCCGATAAgacgcgaccccccccccccccccattccgtCTGACGGACGTCACCGTCGGAATTCCGGGGGAACGCCGTGCGGGTTCGGCAGTCCGTGGTCGTACAGGACGTGGGGGCGCACTTGGGCCAGGATGGGGCCCCGGGGGGCCCCCGCCAGGTTGAAGGCCTCATCCACCTCCAGGCCCCAGCCGCGGAGCGTCTTCAGGGCGCGGGCGCAGGCCTCGCTGGGGCTCCACGCCACCACCAGGCAGGTGCGGATCGGGCTCCTCTCCAGCCGGAATCGTCTCCTCATTTCCCCCACGCACCTCGCAAACTCCCTCATGGCGCcctttgtggggggtggggggaggaaaaaaaactaaaacaggaGCGTGCACCAAGTTTTCAAAAGTAACAACGTTCTGAAACTGTGGGTAAATTCACAggttacatatttattttaaatttcatttaaatttaatttttatatttaaatttctcCTGAAAATGTTCTAAAACCATCTCGTTGGGCTGATTACATTTACAGGACAGTCCTCTTGCACGATGTATTTTTTTACTCTTtattcagagagagggggaaagcaAAGGGGCTTACAAATGGAGAACAGAACATGCCCCAGTTAGCCTAGCGCTGAGGAGGGAGCGCTCATACAGGGTTACCTTTACAGCTGTGATGTGCTGCAGTTAGCCTAGCACTGAGCAGGGACAGCTCATACTGGGTTACCTTTACAGCTGTGATGTGCTGCAGCTGGGTAATGCAGTTAGCCTAGCGCTGAGCAGGGACAGCTCATACAGGGTTACCTTTACAGCTGTGATGTGCTGCAGCTGGGTAATGCAGTTAGCCTAGCACTGAGGACGGAAAGCTCATATGGGGGTTACCTTTATAGCTGTGATGTGCTGCAGCTGGGTAATGCAGTTAGCCTAGCGCTGAGCAGGGAAAGGTCATACTGGGTTACCTTTACAGCTGTGATGTGCTGCAGCTGGGTAATGCAGTTAGCCTAGCACCGAGGAGGGAAAGCTCATATGGGGGTTACCTTTACAGCTGTGATGTGCTGCAGCTGGGTAATGCAGTTAGCCTAGCGCTGAGGTGGGGATGGTCATACTGGGTTACCTTTACAGCTGTGATGTGCTGCAGTTAGCCTAGCGCTGAGGTGGGGATGGTCATACTGGGTTACCTTTACAGCTGTGATGTGCTGCAGCTGGGTCTTGCTGAACCCCAGTTCTTCCAGAACCGGCGCCGTCTCGTCAGTCAGGCCCAGAACATCCCCCATGAACAGAACCCGGAGCGGGCCGGTGGAGTCCGGGACACTCTGCGGGTACAGCAGCGCCGCCGGGACACCTGAACGCGAAACAGAACCGCAGGTTTAACATGCATACGCGCGCGCAATAGCGCAGAAATAGGTGCTCATTTTCCtgcaaaagatttaaaaacCCAAAATTGGTTCCCGTTTAAATTTATGATGCAACAAGGACctgctgtctttttaaaaacacttaatttTGTTAGCAACCGCTAGCCTAATTATTGCATTAGAAGCCAGTAGCTAGCATAGCAGTGCATGTAGTTCCTGCAGCATACGATCACACGTGTGATTACAATGTTAAAGACAGAAAGTTTTGAAGATAACGTAATGATGACCACCCGAACATTTTCCACTGCCgtgtttttgttaaaatgatATTGTAGACACATCAGTTAAAATTATTTGGACtcaaac
Encoded here:
- the LOC118215249 gene encoding cytosolic 5'-nucleotidase 1A, with the translated sequence MDANIVLNTRVKQKDSSRAVVIAVTASSVFDLEEEEGPGRDSAANENEPFKMGAAFAFIKAVQRVNEKLLERDAKETLLFDVMLVSKSGSSNSRSRTKGSTVHYGLEIGRFCFCGPEEDFTEPLRSNHVKLFLSTARDDVSKAWERGVPAALLYPQSVPDSTGPLRVLFMGDVLGLTDETAPVLEELGFSKTQLQHITAVKGAMREFARCVGEMRRRFRLERSPIRTCLVVAWSPSEACARALKTLRGWGLEVDEAFNLAGAPRGPILAQVRPHVLYDHGLPNPHGVPPEFRR